The sequence GTGATACAGCAATGCTACAGAGCTTGTTTAAATTgtccatttttaaacattagcaAAGATTAATAAGTAATATTATAAAGGTATGTTTcctgatatatatttataaggaTTTTAGGGACAATATGCCTCCTTCAAATAAGAGAGCAGAAGCCCAGACATCACTTCTACtagatttcttttgttttcaatGTTAAGGAAAGGTAAGGCCTACACTTGAGGCCTGGTCAAGTGAACATGATACTGATCAAACTACCGATAAATTGGAATATAAGgttaaagtaaaaagaaaaatataagtAGAAAGAAATATGACAGCCAATACTGTTCTTCAGCCTTCTGCATCAAggatatgtatttatttcaacATAATCTCTCCAGAACAATACCAACGCATGCAAATATCAACAGAcaagtcaattaaaaaaaaagtgtgtttgtgaatgacaATGTCTGgtcattgtttgtttctttcttttctttttttggttaaaaaaatgcttttctaTCACCAATTGTTGACAAGTGTTTATGGATTTCCAACAAAAGTTCAAAGTATCCAAGAGAAGGTTGTCTGACAGACTGCACCAATGTTCTAAATCTCCCCATTAGACCACATGTAGGAACAGAGACAATAAATGAAGCCCtacatgtatttttctttccttttaaatTCCATTAAGATATCAATTTAAGAAAATCTGTGCTACTGTAACATATCACAACACATTTAATTTCACAAATCTAAAAGGTAGCACAGATAAAAAGACCCGTTTACATAGGTTTCATATCCATGCAATTTCAGAAAACACCCTTTTCAAAAATGTCACTTCAGATATTACTTTCTCCAATTTCTGATCAATTTCTTTAAAACACTTCTGCTACCATGCACTTATCAAAATTGgtattgtaaaaacaaaacaaaagaaaatcccACGCAAATACatggacaaaataataaaaactatgCCATAAAATCTGTGTCAAATTCATGACATAGCAGATGTGTGGGGTTAGATCTTAATGAGAACCCCATATGAAGAAATTTTTGGTTTAGacaatttattgtttaaaaaaatttaacttcCTTTGAAATTTGAGTGAGAGCTGAAAGAAAGCATCAAATGTAACATCtaaatattttcataaataGGCCACAAATGATTCACACACATCAAGTGATAAATCAAATTAAGTTCCAGATTTTGTAATAAGATTCAGAGTCTGTTATTTAAGTCAGTTTCTCAGTCACACATTCCAGTGGCACTGACTCACACCGTACTTCCTTTAATGACTTAAACTCGGCTATTGTGAGATATTACTCAGTGTAGCCATATATACCTGAGGAATTCTTAAAACACGTCAGTCAGACGTTTAAGTCAGAAAAATGCTTCCATGTGCACTTGTAAAATAGTCAAATAACACCTACAAAAGTGTTCTCTCTCAAAGTATAGACAGATGATTCTGTATTGCTGCATCAGAATCACTGGCTTACTTTGTGCaaaattactttttattcttttccatTTAAGCACAAATCAAACATTCTCTGTGTTCAGAATTGTGAGAGGCATTTGTATGCACTGTGATCACATTGGTGACATCATCCGAGCAATCTAGGCCTTGCTCACTATGAGAAGACCCATTGAAGCTCTCAAAAATGCACCATACTAGGAAACACCACAGAAAATGGCATGCATGTACAGTTCAGATTAAGAGTACATCTTAGGGAACTTCTGTTAACATTTTGGTTTAGATGGACTTTTTTTAACAATGCAACACACCATAATGGCAACTGGGAATGATTAAGTCTATActgctacagtataaaataaatagcaaaATATCAAGACCAAAATGAACAGCGCAAAAAAACCCTACATTTTTTATTGAAGTAACCCACTAACCAAATGGACAAGCACAAATAAGTACCACTTCCAAAAATCACATTATGAACATTTTCACattatgtgtttttgtagttaGTCTCAGTAAGTACAACTTTGACAATTGTCatgatgatttttattttaacatattgCTGTATGATGGTACAGGAAATTTTGccctatttttttccccccatgtgTGCACTGTTGCTAAAAGTGGACTGATTACATGTGAATTAACTTGGTTGAAATTCTGAGATACACAATCAGTGTGACTTGACTGTTTTCGATTTCTTGTATTCCCTCAGAGACGCTCATCATAAGGAACAATCAACAAGTCTGCCGCCATTCAACGTTTTCACCGTGTTCTTCACTCAGCATGAGATACGGAGCGTTTCCTCCTTGCTTAAGGACTTGAGTCCACACGATTGACGACTGGTTCCCAGTGTTTCGAGTATGTGTATAGTCTTTTTACCTTCTAGAGCCTTGCTACACACAGATCTCAATGGGCGTGGTCACAAGGATGCGGCCTCCATTACCGTTGGAGTCACGGGAGATGCGCTCGTAGCTGTTATTAGAGGAAGGAGAGTTGATGGTAGATACGGTGGAGTAGGGCTGTGCCACTGGCTCAATGATGATGCCTGCTttggacacagcacacacaggtGACAGGCTCTGCTGCTTCAGACGCTCCACCAGATCATCTTCCTCCGAGGATGAAGAGCTAAGCTCAGCCAGGTGCCCATTGAACACTGTGCCACTGGGTGAGGTAGCAGTGTTTCCGTTTTCTGTGTCTAGCATCCAGCAGTGGCAGAAGAAGGTGAGGACCTCATTGACGGAGCAGCGTTGCTCCTTCTCGATGGCCAGGAGGTGCCGGAACATCCGCAGTGCCTCGCTGGTAAAGCGGCGCCACTGTGATGGTACCACACACGCCCGTCTCCTtggctgctgctgccagcgtGCAAACTCCTCGTAAAAGGCGTCGCATGGTAGCGCCTTCTCCCATGGAAAGTTGCCTGTAAGCATGCAGAATAAAAGCACTCCAAAGGCCCACACATCGGTGCTGTAGTCCACAAAGAAACCATCATTGCGGCCAGGCTCACACAGCTCAGGTGCCGTGTAAGGGATGGTACCACTCACGCGCTTTACTGGTGAACCGGCCCGACGAGTCATGCCGAAATCTGACAGCTTGACCTTACGGCACTCCCGGTCGAAGATAAGCACATTCTCAGGCTTGATGTCACGATGCACCAGCTTCTTAGAGTGAAGGTAGTCTAGTGCCAAGGCCACCTGGTGTACACATCGCTTCGCAACACTCTCCGGCAGCCCCACCTATGCAAGATGATGGAGAACGCAATAAAGACATTAGCACAGACAACCTGGACCAGAAAATTAGACTGGTAATAAGCTGTGTAAGTTTAGTTATCATGGCATTAAGATTGTACAGAACATGAAATTTCATGCTAAATCCAATCCAAATCACAGAGCTAACATTTTCTTTagctataaatatatacaagggtaaaaaaatatttaaataaccgACTGAGAAACCAGACAACACAGAGATGTAGAAATGGAGCTAGATCACTAATTATAGTGAAAGTTTTATTAAGTAACACAACAGTCATTTTGCATCATTATAGTGGATTGAAAATAACTGTCATAATATTAGAAAAATGCATAATTACATTAGAGGTCACATCTCACTGATATACATCACATTGCATACTTGAACAGAGTTTAATCAAACAtgtcttaatttaaaaaagtaacaacCATAATGCTTGAGCGAAACAATTCAACTGGAAGAAATTAAAAAGGTatcttattaaatatgataGTAATTAGTAAAAAAGTAATTAGCAGAAAAAATGCTGATATCATTGGGGATACCTGGAAAAgctgttttactttaaaaatggGAAATGAACAAAGcctaaaaaatacatttaataatggaaaaaaatggGCCAATAATACccctagattttttttagcatagtttcttggaaataaaataattccttCTGCCATTTTAACATCACTGTGAAATTGGTTGTCTTAACTGTAGTTTTATTACTGTAATTGAATTACTAGTATTAGACAGTAGAATAGAACCTTGCTGTAACTCCACAGAGATGAGGACATACAGTAAACAGTTCTCTCTGTGCATGTCACATTTGGAATATAAATCTGAATTCAGGGAAATTTTTTACCCGGTAACCAATCTTTCGCATTTTTTATACCTTCTCCATACAATTCCTGAGAATATGAATAATTGTGTACTGATCTAGCCTCAGTTTTTCTCACCTGAGGGGGAATGATGTCAAAGAGGTCCCCAGCTAATGCATACTCTTGAGCAAAGATGTAATACTCTTCTGTCTCAAAAGCGATGCCGTACATGCTGATGATGTAAGGACACGGAGAAAGGTAGAGTGAGATGCTATACTCCCTCAGAAAGCTCTTCAGCTTAGTGGTTTTCTTCCTCAAGAACTTCAGAGCCATCTTAATGCCTGTGTAAATGGAAAAGGATTAACATTCAGCAGTGACACTGAGCCTAATGGAAAAGCTAATGAAATCTTttgatttaaatattaaatagtagTGTTTCTTGACAGgtcattagattttttttgttgcagaAATGGATTAACTAAAAGAGCTTTTATCAGATCTATGAACATTAGAAGGGTAATTTTCAATGGTTCAGAAGAAACCTTAGGAAGGTTCTACAAAAATgaagaacattttttaaaatgcactaAATATCCCCAAGTTGTATATTACAAATGGAATAATATTTACCATAGCATTTAGCATAATTCTGAGCCATTGATATACAGGGTGACAACAGTCTTATTTATGttaaacagctttaaaaaaaaaacaacgtatttttttctctctctcttatgttCATTTATAAAGAATACAGTGTTCTTTTAATAAAAGAGAAACCACATGCATATAAACAGTCTTTAATAgtatattttttcccctgctATTCCAGGACAATGCTCCTGATGCTGTTTTTATCACTATTATATAAAACTAAGACAAGAAGGTTCATGAATGTTGAAGAATTGATTTCTTCCAGTAAACCCTTTGacttcattcattatttaaagaTGAGTCTGGCTAGCATCTTTGGGGAAATGCAGCAATGTTGCTGATGGAGATGAATTTAATGGTTTGACATGTCTAGCATGTCTTTCTCACCCTGAGTGGAACACTCATTACCTTAGGACAATGTAACAAATCACCaatgacattttcttttagCTTAATTAAATCTCTAGAGTCCAGTGTGAAAGAAGCTTCTGACTGAAGTTCGTTCAAAGACGCTCGTCAATACAGGCAATTGTTATGGAAAGCTTGAGGGGAGGAATGAATGTCCCTCCATAACCTCTAGCTGTGTTACATAGATCAGCCAATCTATGAGTCTAAAGAAccaaagaaagacaaacaaagtCACAGAATAACCAAAGTACCCAACATCTGCCGTAGCAGATGTGTTTATCTGTCAGAAATGCAAAGAGGTGGAACAATATTAGTAAAGAAATCTAAAAGCTATGGAGCATACTGGGTCCTTCAGATTAATTTTGAACATGACAGAATAATAACATTCTGTTAGATTCCAGTGTAAGAATAATGTTTCATTTGATGCAGACTACGTTTTCCCCACGTCTCTCTTCATGACTTCTAAAATGTTAACATATTAGAACAACTTGTCTTTGCCTTTATTAATGTTGATGtccctgttatttatttacagtcagCAAAATGTATGCCTATATTTATACAAATAGCAGCTATTTCTCAGGGTATTTGCTATAATCTTAGACAAAGTCGTAATATAGGCAAAGAAAAGTAAGTGTAGATGTTTATGTTATGAtgataaactgaaaaaaaatccttaatcCTTAAAGTGTGTTGTCTCATTTTACTTCCAATCACATTGCAGCATTATAATTTACTGCATTGTATACCAGCTGCAGAACCAGCTTCTTATGATAAGTAAGGGCATTTTCAGTTCAGGGGTCGAAAGGGTGTCCGAAATAGTACATGGATTATATTTGAGGTAAATCTAAAGCTTAGTAATCAATATCCTGTAGATCCAGAGTAGAAGTCCACAATAATTTCTCAGAAACATTCCTAATTGCAAAAATGgcagagtcagagtcagtgaaatattacagaaatataaatatgtaatgttATAGTAACTGCCTATTGATTTGAGAAGTGGGACTGTATTTCTAGGACCATCTGCAGAGCTTTTCATGGTCAAGCCCATTTTGTAGAGTGCTTTATGTACAACATGAACCAAAGGCAGAGAGTGCTGGGGTTTAGGGTGATAACAGATGGCATGTTTATCTGTGACTCATTAAAAATCATCAGAACGCAGTGATTAACAGAGGGGGGTTTAGGCTGACGAGCAGGAGAGGTTTCCAAGCCAGCAAAGACAAACATGCCATTTGACCTAGGCTTCTCTTGCCTGTGCTGTTTAGAAAGAAACATTACTAGTTCAAAAGTCTTCTATTTCATGTCTACTGATTGCTAGAGCCCGGGTTAGGATATGATGCTGCGCAAAGAGTGGATCGAAAGGTATGCCTTCAGAGTGTCATGTTCCATAAGCTCATGCCAGTGTAGCCTTTTATTATTCGTctgttaattattcattttagtaCATAATTTAGTACATACATTTGTTCTCAGAAAGCTGTAATATTTCAGCTTCATGCTAAAGCCTAACCCATCTCCAAGCATGTTCAGAACAACTGCATTGTGGCCTTAGTGTTATACTCTGTTCACAGCTTTGACATTTATGCTGAaattttatgcagaaatatctGTAGGCGTTTTCCTTGCTTCTGCTGTGCACTATTACAGCATATCTTCTAAACTAAGCATGTTTCAGCAATTTTTCATGAATCTTAACTGTATTTGAGGTGATtctgctacaaaaaaaaatcattgcatTAAGATCTAATGTGTCTGTCcttctgtattaaatatatcCACACAACAATGGATACACTTTTAATGATTTGTTAATGAACACAGtgaatatccatccatcccgaCAGTCGATCCCCAAATTAAATGATTGCATCCAGCCTTAATCCCTGATGCTGTAGCCACATCATCTATAACAAAATAGCATTTATAATTAAGGTTAGCCATGGACAATGAATGATTGCACCACTGGAGTGACTTGCCTAGCAGCTGTACTGCTTGAGCATTGCCAATCTGTGCACCACTTCCATGATGATGCAGTTTCTAATCGAGTGCCTGATTCTCTGCTTACCTACAAGTCTAACAAATATGCTAGCACAATTTCCCTAAAACATGCTTACTCTAGTTCACACAGTCCTATATGAAGCATGTAGTTATTATTCCATGATAGTAACTACATGACTTTTAGACTTGGTGATTAAGAAATTAAGGAATCTTTGGATCTTTTTGGATGCTTTTCAGGTTAGTTTAGACTTTGCCAGCTCTGGGTTCTTAAGCTATCTCTTGGGTGTTTCCTCCAAAGGTCAGTTGTCTAAGTGAGACATACAAAGATAGGCTAGGCTTATAATTTTGTATGTCTCACTTGGACAACTGAGTGAGACATACAAAGATAGGCTAGGCTTATAATTTTGTTGCTCA is a genomic window of Tachysurus fulvidraco isolate hzauxx_2018 chromosome 15, HZAU_PFXX_2.0, whole genome shotgun sequence containing:
- the unm_sa1261 gene encoding serine/threonine-protein kinase SBK1 codes for the protein MSTSPIGSRASIDILEELQLIAAQNLEKLDINKYYEVIRELGKGTYGKVDLVVHKIRGIKMALKFLRKKTTKLKSFLREYSISLYLSPCPYIISMYGIAFETEEYYIFAQEYALAGDLFDIIPPQVGLPESVAKRCVHQVALALDYLHSKKLVHRDIKPENVLIFDRECRKVKLSDFGMTRRAGSPVKRVSGTIPYTAPELCEPGRNDGFFVDYSTDVWAFGVLLFCMLTGNFPWEKALPCDAFYEEFARWQQQPRRRACVVPSQWRRFTSEALRMFRHLLAIEKEQRCSVNEVLTFFCHCWMLDTENGNTATSPSGTVFNGHLAELSSSSSEEDDLVERLKQQSLSPVCAVSKAGIIIEPVAQPYSTVSTINSPSSNNSYERISRDSNGNGGRILVTTPIEICV